DNA sequence from the Sphingomonas sp. genome:
GCGCGGCGTGAAGCATTATATGCAGCGCACCGCGCTCCAGGGCGGGCCGGAAGTGCTGTCGAAGATCGTCGGCCAGTGGCTGCCGGGCGCGGAGAAGCCGACCGGCGACATCCACCCCTTCCGCAAGCGCATCTCCGAACTCGACATCGGCTACACGCTGAAGACGGCGAGCCGCACCGTCACGCTCGAGGATATCGAGCATTTCGCCCATTTCACCGGCGACACCTTCTACGCTCACATGGACGAGGAAGCGGCGAAGGCGAATCCGATCTTCGACGGCCGCGTCGCGCACGGCTATCTGATCCTTTCCTTCGCCGCCGGCCTGTTCGTCGATCCCGATCCGGGCCCCGTCCTCGCCAATACCGGGCTGGAGACGCTGCGCTTCCAGACGCCGCTCTATCCGGGTGATTCCATGCGGGTGGAGTTGACCGTGAAATCGAAGAGCGTGCGCGATGCCGAGAAGGGCGAGGTGCGCTGGGCGGTCGAAATCTTCAACCAGAAGGACGAACCGGTCGCGACCTACGAACTGATGACGATGAACGCGCCCTGATGTATCGCGGCGCGATGCGCTTCCTGTTCCTTCCCCTCCTCGCCCTCGCCGCCTGCGGGCAGGCGACCGCGCCGGCCGCTCAGAGCCAGGCGCCGGTCGAGGCCGCCGCCGCCTCGCCCGCGCCGATCCAGGGCTATCGCGTCGTCAACGTCTTCCCGCACGATCGCGCCGCGTTCACGCAGGGGCTATTCTGGCTGGACGGCCATCTCTACGAGAGCACCGGTCATATCGGTCAGTCGACGATCCGCCGGGTCGAGCTGGAGACGGGCCGGGTGCTCCAGTCGATCCACATTCCGTCGAACCTGTTCGGCGAGGGGATCGTGAACTGGGGCGACGAGATCGTCTCGCTCACCTGGCAGGACCAGATCGGCTTTCGCTGGGACCTGCGCACGTTCGAACGGCGCGGCGAATGGCGCTATGCCGGCGAAGGCTGGGGCCTGACCCAGAACGGCCGCGACATCATCATGAGCGACGGCACCGACCAGCTCCGCTTCCTCGACCCCGAAACGCTGGCGGAGCGCCGCCGCCTCGACGTCACCGACGCCGGCGCGCCGGTCATGCGCCTCAACGAGCTGGAATGGGTGGACGGCGAGATCTACGCCAATGTCTGGCTCTCGACGATGATCGCGCGGATCGACCCGGAAACCGGTCACGTCAAAGGCTGGATCGATCTAAGCCCGCTCCACGCCGAGGCGGCGAGCGGCCGCACCGACGACGTGGTCAACGGCATCGCCTGGGACGCCGAACGCCGCCGCCTGTTCGTCACCGGCAAGAACTGGCCGCGCCTTTACGAGATCGAGGTTCTACAGACGCGCTGAGCTTATTTGGCATTGCGCGGAACCGGGCGTAAGATGGGCCGTTGATCGCGATCAACGGGGAGGCGCACATGCTGTTCGTCATCCGCTTTTCGGCCCTCATTCTCGCCGCACTCACCTTCGGCCTGTCCTTCGCCTACATGCTGGCGTCTGGGCCCCGCATGGCCTGGACGCCGGAATTGTGGATCGGCGCCATGGCCGGCGGCGGCCAGGCTGCCCTGATCGGGCTCGTCACCATGATCGTCGATCCGCTGGCGGTGCTTGCGGCCGCCCTGGTCGCCTATCTCGTGCGACGGCGCGGGCCCGTGATGACGATGTCGCTCGCCGCGGCATTGCTGCTCACGGCTGCCCTGGCCTGGTGGTTCGTGACCGTGCAGCCGATGAACGAAGCCATGGCCGCCTGGCCGCGCGGCGCGGTGCCGGCCGATTTCGAGGCGGTGCGCGCGCAATGGGAGAGCGGACACGCGGTCGCGGCGGTGCTGAAGGCGCTGGCCTTCGCCGCCCTCGCGTTCAGCGTTCTGCTGGAAACCGACGGGCGCACCGTCCGCCGCTAGTCGATCGGCCAGCCCTCCAGCAGCTCGACGAAGCGGCTGAGCCAGGCGTTGGTCTGGTGGCCGTCCACCACGCGATGGTCGATGGTGAGGCTGACATAAGCCATCGGCCGGATCTGGATTGCGTCCACCCCGCCGACCTCGCGCACCACGACGCGCTTCTCCAGCTTGCCGACGCCCAGGATCGCCGATTGCGGCCCGTTGAGGATGATCGGCGCGGCGAAGAGCGAGCCGGAAACGCCGTGATTGGAGATGGTGAAGGTGCCGCCCTTCACATCGGCGGCGGTGAGCTTCTCCTTGCGCGCCTTCTCGACCAGCACATCCAGCCCGGCGGCGATGCCTTTCAGGTTGAGCTGCTGCACCTTGCGCAGCACCGGAACGATCAGCCCCTTGTCGCCCAAAGCCGTGCCGACGCCGATATCGATGTCGTCGTACAGCTCCAGCCGGTCGTCGTGCCAGCGGCTGTTGATCGCCGGCGCGACCTTCATCGCCTCGGCCGCGGCGGCGACCAGATAGGCGGTGTAGGTCAGCTTCACGCCCTTCTTCGCCCAGGCGTGCTTGTGCGCGGCGCGGTGGGCGGCGATGGCGCTGAAATCCGCCTCGAACACCGCCGTCACATGCGGCGCCTCCTGCAGCGAACGCTGCATGTTGCGCGCGATGGCGAGGCGCATCCGGTCGTGCGGCACGAAATGGGAGCGGATATCTCCCGTGGCGGCCGGGACGACGCCCTCGACCGGCACCTTGACGCCGCCCTCGACGGCACGGTCCACGTCGGCGCGGGTGATCCGCCCGTCGCGGCCCGTGCCTTCGATCGCCGAGGGTTCGAGCTTATGCTGGCGCAGCGCGCGCTTCACCGAGGGGGAGAGGCGCGTTTCCCCACCACCCGTTCGGGCTGAGCCTGTCGAAGCCCTGCCTTTTGCTTCCACAGCCGAAAGAGAAGAATGGGGTTTCGACAGGCTCAGCCCGAACGGAGGTTGTTGCGCTTCGATTGAAACGTCACCGCCCGGATCGATCCGCCCCAGCACCGCCCCCGGCACCGCCTCGGCATCGCCCGCCAGCACGATCTCGGCCAGCACGCCGGAGGCCGG
Encoded proteins:
- a CDS encoding 2-oxo acid dehydrogenase subunit E2; the protein is MIDVLMPMEQEGTKAVVRAWLKQVGERVEENDPLVELETDKVAMEVPAPASGVLAEIVLAGDAEAVPGAVLGRIDPGGDVSIEAQQPPFGLSLSKPHSSLSAVEAKGRASTGSARTGGGETRLSPSVKRALRQHKLEPSAIEGTGRDGRITRADVDRAVEGGVKVPVEGVVPAATGDIRSHFVPHDRMRLAIARNMQRSLQEAPHVTAVFEADFSAIAAHRAAHKHAWAKKGVKLTYTAYLVAAAAEAMKVAPAINSRWHDDRLELYDDIDIGVGTALGDKGLIVPVLRKVQQLNLKGIAAGLDVLVEKARKEKLTAADVKGGTFTISNHGVSGSLFAAPIILNGPQSAILGVGKLEKRVVVREVGGVDAIQIRPMAYVSLTIDHRVVDGHQTNAWLSRFVELLEGWPID
- a CDS encoding glutaminyl-peptide cyclotransferase produces the protein MRFLFLPLLALAACGQATAPAAQSQAPVEAAAASPAPIQGYRVVNVFPHDRAAFTQGLFWLDGHLYESTGHIGQSTIRRVELETGRVLQSIHIPSNLFGEGIVNWGDEIVSLTWQDQIGFRWDLRTFERRGEWRYAGEGWGLTQNGRDIIMSDGTDQLRFLDPETLAERRRLDVTDAGAPVMRLNELEWVDGEIYANVWLSTMIARIDPETGHVKGWIDLSPLHAEAASGRTDDVVNGIAWDAERRRLFVTGKNWPRLYEIEVLQTR